Below is a window of Leifsonia sp. NPDC080035 DNA.
AGGATGATCGAGACGACGAACGCGTAGACGTAGCGTTCCCGGCCATACCCGAACGGGTGCTCCTTGTCCGCCGCACGCTTCGCTCGCCTCCCGCCCAGCATGAGCAGCAGCTGGTTGCCGGAGTCGGCGAGCGAGTGGACGCCCTCTGCGAGCATCGAGGACGAGCCGGAGAAGGCCCAGGCGATGAACTTGGTCAGCGCGATTCCGAGGTTGGCCGCGAAGGCCGCGACGATCGCCTTGGTGCCACCTGATGCGCTCATGGACCTCATCCTAGGATGGGCGCATGACCGAGACCCAGAATGTCACGCTGCCTGCCGTCGCCATGCTGGGGGCGGGTTCGATGGGCAGGGCGATCCTCTCCGGGCTGACCGCGCCCGGGGTGAGCGTGGCGGGCGGCATCCGGGTGACGAATCGCTCGGAGGCGCGCGCGGCCGAGCTGGCCGGGATCGAGGGTGTCACCGCGTACGCGACGGAGAGCACGCCGGAGGCGAACCGGCTCGCGGTCGACGGCGCCCAGCTGGTGATCGTCGCGGTCAAGCCGGCGATGGTCCCGGACCTGCTTCGCGAGATCGCGCCGTCGCTGACGCCGGGCGCCATCGTGGTGAGCGTGGCCGCCGGTGTCACGGTCGCGACGTTCGAGTCGCTGCTCCCGGAGTCGGTCGCGGTGGTCCGGTCGATGCCGAACACTCCCGCCGTCATCGGCAGGGCCGTGACGGGGATCAGTCCCGGCACGCGCTCGGAGCCGGACGACGTCGCTCTCGTGCGGGCGCTGTTCGAGACCGTCGGCGAGGTGGTCGAGGTGCCGGAGTCCCAGCTCGACGCACTGTCCACCATCTCGGGCTCCGGCCCCGCATACGTGTTCTTCCTGGTGGAGGCGCTCGCCGCCGCCGCGCTCGAGAAGGGCTTCACTCCCGAGCAGGCGCGCGTGCTGGTGAACGGCACGTTCCGCGGCGCGTCCGAGCTGCTGGTCTCCTCCGGAGAGGACCCGGCGGAGCTCCGCCGCAGGGTGACCAGCCCCAAGGGCACCACCGAGCGCGCCATCGAGGTCCTGGCCTCCGCCGACCTCCCCGCCCTCTTCACGCGCGCCACCGACGCTGCCCTCGCCCGCGCCCGCGAACTCGCCGCCGGCTGACCGCCGCGCCCGCCCGCTGAGCACAGGAAAAGTGCTCCCGAATCGCCGATTTCACGACGTTTTCCCTGTGCTCGCGAGCAAACGGCGGAGGCGGATCAGGAGGAATGCGGGGGAGACGAGGTCTGCGGCGGTCGTGTAGATCACGGACCATCCGCGCGCCGTCAGCCGCTCTCGCCTGAGGATGTCGTCCCGGTAGACGCTCCGCTCGGTGCGATGGTGGTCCCCGAGGTACTCGAGGGCGACGGAGCGGTCCGGATACGCGAAGTCCACCATCGCCACCAGTGCGCCATGGTCGTCCACGATTCGATGGTTGAGCGCCGGTTCCGGAAGGTGCGCATCGGCGAGCAGCAGTCTCAGCCGTGTCTCCTGCGGCGAGAGCGAGCCGTAGCGGGTCCGCTCCTTCGCCGCGCGCAGCGACCGGACTCCCCGCATCCGCCCGCGCCGCGCGATCGCCTGGTCGAGTTCCACGAGCGAGGAAGGGGGTGCCGCGCCGGAGTACGGCTCGTCGCCCGTGATGAGCCAATCGGCCGCGATGACCAGCTCCTCGATGCTCAGTGCCGTCGACAGCTGAGCCCAGGTGTCCGCGGGACCGAGCACCGGGAGCCCCCGGAGGTTCACGAGCTGTTGTCCCGTCCACGTGATTTCGTGCGAGCGGACCCCGCGGAGCTGAGGTGCGCGATCGGGCGCGAACACACCGAGCTCAAGATCTGAACCGGGATCGGCGAGACGGCGAGGGAGAGGGATTCCGAGCAGCGCCGCGGCAGTCGCGTGCGCGAAGAACTGTCCGGCAGCCATTCGTGGGCGAAGCGCGCGCGCCCGGGCTTCGATGTCCGTGCCGTCGAATCGTCCGTCGACCCGCACACCGTGGAACGGGCGCGCGAATCGCGTGTGGCGCAGGCGCCCGGTGCTCATTCCTGCTGCGCGCGCGGCGGCGAAAGTGAATGCGTGACCACGTTCATCCGACATCGCGCCATCCTGCCGCAGCCCTCGCGACTTCGCTCGCATTCTCCACAGCCGCTCGCGAGAACAGGAAAAGTGTCGCGAATCCGCCGAAATCGGAGCACTTTTCCTGTGCTCGGCGGCCGGGCTGGCGAGGGAGGCGGGGGAGCGGGCTAGGCGGGGAAGTCGACGGCGGAGCGGGCGGCGACCACGGTGCGGATGTAGGCCGCGACCTCCTGGTGGGCGGGGGCCTCGACGTAGCGCTGGAGGGCGTCGGCGTCGGCGAACTCGCTGATCAGGACGACATCGTAGTTGTCGCCGGGCAGCAACGCGTTGATGCCGACCTCGAGGGCGAGGATCTCCGGGATGGACGCCGGCAGCGCCTCCAGCCCGGCTTTGATGCGGGCGGCCTGCTCGGCGCGCTCCGTCTCGTCCGTCGTGGCGAGCTTCCAGGTGACGACGTGGCGGATAGTCATCGGTCCTCCAGGATGGCGGTGCGCAGGCGGGCCGGGTCGACGCGCCAGTAGGTGTGCATGCGGCCGTCCACGAGGATCACCGGGATGTC
It encodes the following:
- the proC gene encoding pyrroline-5-carboxylate reductase, coding for MTETQNVTLPAVAMLGAGSMGRAILSGLTAPGVSVAGGIRVTNRSEARAAELAGIEGVTAYATESTPEANRLAVDGAQLVIVAVKPAMVPDLLREIAPSLTPGAIVVSVAAGVTVATFESLLPESVAVVRSMPNTPAVIGRAVTGISPGTRSEPDDVALVRALFETVGEVVEVPESQLDALSTISGSGPAYVFFLVEALAAAALEKGFTPEQARVLVNGTFRGASELLVSSGEDPAELRRRVTSPKGTTERAIEVLASADLPALFTRATDAALARARELAAG
- a CDS encoding Dabb family protein; this encodes MTIRHVVTWKLATTDETERAEQAARIKAGLEALPASIPEILALEVGINALLPGDNYDVVLISEFADADALQRYVEAPAHQEVAAYIRTVVAARSAVDFPA